From the genome of Streptococcus marmotae, one region includes:
- a CDS encoding segregation/condensation protein A: MDIKLKDFEGPLDLLLHLVSKYQMDIYEVPITEVIEQYLAYIATLQAMRLEIAGEYMVMASQLMLIKSRRLLPKMVDQEEVIEDPEQELLSQLEEYRTFKALSEKLKEQHEERAHYFSKPKLELVYDDVTLAQDKSVIDIFLAFSKVMAEKQEELRTSHTTIARDEYKIEDMMEQVRSYLQREKRVALRQLFVESRDMNQVITLFLATLEMVKSKEITMEQTENFGEIYVIRSEDESISRD; this comes from the coding sequence ATGGATATTAAACTAAAAGATTTTGAAGGTCCCCTCGATTTGCTCCTTCATTTGGTGTCCAAGTACCAGATGGATATTTATGAGGTTCCCATTACCGAAGTTATTGAGCAATATCTTGCCTATATTGCAACCTTGCAGGCTATGCGCCTGGAAATTGCTGGGGAATATATGGTGATGGCTAGTCAACTCATGCTCATAAAGAGTCGTAGACTCTTGCCAAAAATGGTCGATCAAGAAGAAGTTATCGAAGATCCTGAGCAAGAATTGCTCTCGCAATTGGAAGAATATCGGACCTTTAAGGCACTCAGTGAGAAATTAAAGGAACAACATGAGGAACGTGCCCATTATTTCTCCAAACCAAAATTGGAATTGGTCTATGATGATGTTACATTGGCCCAGGATAAGTCGGTGATTGATATTTTTCTCGCTTTTTCTAAGGTGATGGCAGAAAAGCAGGAAGAACTGCGGACAAGTCACACAACCATTGCTCGTGATGAATATAAAATCGAAGACATGATGGAGCAGGTTCGGAGCTATCTTCAAAGGGAAAAGCGTGTGGCACTGCGACAATTATTTGTTGAGAGTCGTGACATGAATCAAGTCATTACGCTCTTTTTGGCCACGCTAGAAATGGTGAAAAGTAAGGAAATTACCATGGAGCAAACCGAAAATTTTGGAGAGATTTACGTGATAAGGAGTGAAGATGAGTCGATTAGCCGAGATTGA
- the yidD gene encoding membrane protein insertion efficiency factor YidD, with translation MIRILIGLVRVYQRFISPLFPPSCRYQPTCSSYMIEALQKHGIKGLIMGMARILRCHPFVEGGKDPVPDTFSLKRQQTDE, from the coding sequence ATGATTCGTATCTTGATTGGTTTGGTACGCGTCTATCAACGATTTATCTCGCCCTTGTTTCCGCCTAGTTGTCGCTATCAACCAACCTGCTCTAGCTATATGATAGAGGCACTCCAAAAGCATGGAATTAAAGGGTTGATAATGGGAATGGCACGTATTTTGCGGTGTCATCCTTTTGTCGAAGGAGGCAAGGATCCTGTACCAGATACCTTTAGCTTAAAGCGTCAGCAGACCGATGAATAA
- the cbpB gene encoding cyclic-di-AMP-binding protein CbpB encodes MITREFETFLLAQEETFLTPANKLAVIIDTHNVNHAKLLLSHMTYSRVPVVTEENRFVGTIGLREIVTYQTENELTDEELEMDIALIVKRDVATVGAHYHLEEVMRKLIDQAFLPVVGEDQKFLGIITRKSILKAVNALLHNFTFQSKG; translated from the coding sequence ATGATTACACGTGAATTTGAAACCTTTCTCCTTGCACAGGAAGAAACGTTTTTGACGCCGGCTAATAAACTAGCTGTGATTATTGATACGCACAATGTGAACCATGCAAAGCTCTTGCTCAGCCATATGACCTATTCTCGTGTGCCAGTTGTGACAGAGGAAAATCGCTTTGTTGGGACGATTGGCTTGCGCGAAATTGTCACATACCAGACGGAAAATGAATTGACGGATGAAGAGTTGGAGATGGATATTGCTCTAATTGTGAAACGGGATGTTGCAACGGTTGGTGCCCATTATCACTTGGAAGAAGTCATGCGAAAATTGATTGATCAAGCCTTTTTACCAGTTGTGGGAGAAGATCAGAAATTCTTGGGAATTATCACCCGCAAGTCGATTTTAAAGGCAGTAAATGCCCTCTTGCATAACTTTACATTTCAGTCAAAAGGATGA
- the scpB gene encoding SMC-Scp complex subunit ScpB yields the protein MSRLAEIEVLLFVAGEEGLTVRNIAEMLDLQPSAVIQQIEKLREKYQNDTQSGLAILESSNRYKLVTKKNYAELLRIYAKTPINQSMSRALLETLSIIAYKQPITRIEVDDIRGVNSSGAISKLQAFDLIRENGKKEVLGRPNLYITTDYFLDYMGINHLDELPDVSELVLVDEESELFVERKEIKEDENQ from the coding sequence ATGAGTCGATTAGCCGAGATTGAAGTCCTTTTATTTGTAGCAGGAGAAGAAGGCTTAACGGTACGCAATATAGCAGAAATGCTTGATTTGCAGCCGTCTGCTGTGATACAGCAAATTGAAAAATTAAGGGAGAAATACCAAAACGATACTCAGTCAGGATTGGCAATATTAGAATCTTCCAATCGCTATAAATTAGTGACCAAAAAAAATTATGCAGAGCTGTTGCGGATTTATGCTAAAACGCCAATCAATCAGTCCATGTCACGAGCCTTACTTGAAACCCTATCGATTATTGCCTATAAACAGCCAATTACGAGGATTGAAGTCGATGATATTCGTGGTGTCAATTCGAGCGGAGCTATTAGTAAGTTGCAGGCCTTTGACTTGATTCGGGAGAATGGGAAAAAGGAAGTGCTGGGTCGTCCGAACTTATACATTACAACCGATTATTTCCTTGATTACATGGGGATTAACCATTTGGATGAATTGCCTGATGTGTCAGAGCTTGTTTTGGTCGATGAAGAAAGCGAATTGTTCGTAGAAAGAAAAGAGATAAAAGAAGATGAGAATCAATAA
- the xerD gene encoding site-specific tyrosine recombinase XerD, with translation MREMTDYIQSFLATKQLSDNSKTAYLYDLQQFHTYCQGGISPTTLAFYQGFLQSLKPTAQKRKLSAVNQFLYYLYENGHVDRFYKVKTTQQLQQRSSTASLEDLSFLWGDSQYKEGQRIALLIACLGLLPSELATIKRADIDVSFQVLTIVKAGQKRILPLPNALLPYVEEGEGAYLFDKKGASYSRQWFFNRLSEFLEEQGKSEWTAQKLREQFILSQLEAGKDVAAVAKHLGLKTTVSLEKYKHGY, from the coding sequence ATGAGGGAGATGACAGACTATATTCAGTCCTTTTTAGCGACGAAACAGCTATCGGACAACTCAAAAACCGCCTATCTCTATGATTTGCAGCAATTTCATACCTATTGTCAAGGAGGCATTAGTCCGACGACCCTAGCTTTCTATCAAGGCTTTTTACAGAGTCTAAAGCCAACGGCACAAAAACGCAAACTGTCAGCGGTGAATCAATTTTTATATTATTTATATGAAAATGGGCATGTTGATCGCTTTTATAAGGTGAAAACAACTCAGCAACTGCAACAACGTTCATCAACTGCTAGCTTAGAAGACTTGTCTTTTTTATGGGGAGATAGTCAGTATAAAGAAGGTCAGCGGATTGCCCTCTTGATTGCCTGTTTAGGCTTGCTTCCCAGTGAGTTAGCAACCATTAAACGAGCAGATATAGATGTTTCCTTTCAGGTGTTGACGATTGTGAAGGCTGGTCAAAAGCGGATTCTGCCCCTACCTAATGCACTACTTCCGTATGTGGAGGAGGGAGAAGGAGCCTACTTGTTTGATAAAAAAGGTGCCAGTTATTCTCGTCAATGGTTTTTTAACCGCTTATCAGAATTCTTAGAAGAACAAGGGAAGTCAGAATGGACGGCTCAGAAACTGCGGGAACAGTTTATTCTTAGTCAGTTGGAGGCTGGAAAGGATGTGGCTGCTGTTGCCAAACACTTGGGCTTGAAAACAACAGTCAGTCTGGAAAAATACAAACATGGATATTAA
- a CDS encoding phosphatase PAP2 family protein, protein MKNKSLYFRNASFTALLFVILGYGVKFYPQQLVGFDRSIQTALRGDFPALATRFWTTVTLLGNVTVLLPISLLLAFFCYKKKWKVESYFVLASFAVMGVLSTALKYVYQRPRPSIEWLIDTIGYSFPSWHAASTLMIAGVLVILIQQRLKQPILKRLAQGGLILLASLVGISRIYVGVHYPTDIIGGWLVAVTLLQILFPFYDQLRFIWRFQGRQK, encoded by the coding sequence ATGAAAAATAAATCATTATACTTTCGAAATGCTTCTTTTACGGCTCTTTTATTTGTTATTCTAGGATATGGTGTGAAATTTTATCCTCAACAATTGGTGGGCTTTGATAGGAGCATTCAAACAGCTCTGCGTGGGGATTTCCCAGCGCTTGCTACTCGGTTTTGGACCACGGTTACCTTGCTAGGTAATGTAACGGTCTTGCTACCAATTAGTTTGCTCCTTGCCTTCTTTTGTTATAAGAAGAAATGGAAAGTGGAAAGCTATTTTGTTCTTGCTAGTTTTGCGGTGATGGGAGTCCTATCGACAGCCCTGAAATATGTCTACCAACGCCCAAGACCGAGCATTGAATGGCTGATTGATACAATTGGGTATTCCTTTCCAAGTTGGCATGCAGCATCGACCTTGATGATAGCTGGTGTCTTGGTGATTCTCATTCAGCAACGTCTCAAGCAGCCAATCTTGAAGCGACTAGCGCAGGGAGGCTTGATTCTCCTTGCTAGTTTGGTTGGAATATCACGAATTTATGTCGGTGTTCATTATCCAACGGATATTATTGGTGGCTGGTTAGTAGCCGTCACCCTCTTACAAATCTTATTTCCATTTTATGACCAATTACGGTTTATATGGAGATTTCAAGGAAGACAGAAATAA
- a CDS encoding pseudouridine synthase — translation MRINKYIAHAGVASRRKAEELIKQGLVTVNGQVVRELGTTIKSGDKVEVEGQPIYNEEKVYYLLNKPRGVISSVSDDKGRKTVIDLLPHVSERIYPVGRLDWDTSGVLILTNDGDFTDEMIHPRNEIDKVYVARVKGIANKEVLRPLTRGVVIDGKKTKPAVYTILKVDPVKNRSVVELTIHEGRNHQVKKMFEAVGLQVDKLSRTRFGNLDLTGLRPGESRKLNKKDISKLHTLAVTKKQKS, via the coding sequence ATGAGAATCAATAAATACATTGCACACGCTGGTGTAGCTAGTCGTAGAAAGGCAGAAGAGTTGATCAAGCAAGGCTTGGTGACGGTCAACGGTCAAGTAGTGCGTGAGCTTGGAACCACGATTAAATCTGGCGATAAGGTCGAAGTAGAAGGACAACCGATTTATAATGAAGAAAAAGTTTATTATCTCCTTAATAAACCGCGTGGTGTGATTTCCAGCGTGTCAGATGACAAGGGGAGAAAGACGGTTATTGATTTGTTGCCACATGTATCAGAGCGGATTTACCCTGTTGGTCGCTTAGATTGGGATACATCTGGCGTGTTGATTTTGACCAATGATGGTGATTTCACAGACGAAATGATTCACCCTCGGAATGAGATTGACAAGGTCTATGTGGCGCGTGTCAAAGGAATTGCCAATAAAGAAGTCCTACGTCCCTTGACTCGTGGAGTGGTGATTGATGGCAAGAAAACCAAACCGGCTGTTTACACGATTTTGAAAGTAGATCCGGTTAAAAATCGATCAGTCGTTGAATTGACCATTCATGAAGGGCGCAATCACCAAGTTAAGAAAATGTTTGAGGCAGTTGGTTTGCAGGTAGATAAACTTTCTCGGACTCGCTTTGGAAATCTTGATTTGACTGGTCTTCGTCCAGGAGAATCTCGTAAATTGAATAAGAAAGATATCAGCAAACTCCATACCCTTGCTGTGACGAAGAAGCAGAAGTCATGA
- a CDS encoding tRNA (cytidine(34)-2'-O)-methyltransferase, which yields MNIEELSYQEVHPRNHVVLFEPQIPQNTGNIARTCAATNSPLHIIKPMGFPIDDRKMKRAGLDYWDKLDVRFYDSLEEFMAQLGNGKVHLISKFAEKTYSDEIYNDHADHYFIFGREDKGLPEDFMRKHPEKALRIPMNDEHVRSLNVSNTVCMIIYEALRQQAFAGLDLVHQYEVDKLK from the coding sequence ATGAATATTGAAGAATTATCTTATCAAGAAGTGCACCCACGCAATCATGTGGTCCTGTTTGAACCACAAATTCCGCAAAATACAGGTAATATTGCCAGAACCTGTGCAGCGACAAACAGCCCCTTACACATTATCAAGCCAATGGGCTTTCCGATTGATGACCGGAAAATGAAGCGAGCTGGTTTGGACTACTGGGATAAACTAGATGTCCGATTTTATGATAGTTTGGAAGAGTTTATGGCTCAGCTAGGAAATGGCAAGGTGCATTTGATTTCTAAGTTTGCTGAAAAGACCTATTCCGATGAGATCTATAATGATCATGCTGACCATTATTTTATCTTTGGTCGTGAGGACAAGGGATTGCCAGAGGACTTTATGAGAAAGCACCCTGAAAAAGCACTTCGGATTCCCATGAACGATGAGCACGTCCGTAGTCTGAACGTGTCGAATACCGTCTGTATGATTATCTACGAGGCCTTGCGCCAACAGGCATTTGCAGGCTTGGACTTGGTCCACCAATATGAGGTAGACAAGCTGAAATAG
- a CDS encoding lectin-like domain-containing protein has protein sequence MNRKKFNREFDEIDRKSRVKLHKSGKNWVRTVMSQLGLLRVLGSKNAAEQVVADIDSTDSIESNASAYLKALVTLGAVGGGALLTQTHAYAEETPQVEKELPEQTEGIVAGKDTVVLSREEEATSTSELEPVPSSDTESLVTSDTASLSTSESVSISASTSGSVSESTSVSTSTSTSLSASESVSTSESVSTTTSASTSTSTSEPVAQSESISPTSESVATDEAANSTASSMSEVSETTLAPKSHFSVAAVEAPKTVSEAIAATTSIAAVNATNAAVTETTTATATADTPRTRSRRSLGTFRSVDAGTDRATSSADYTPVNLANATYENRKVMLRVDQSNQDGYFSTYGNARLMPDGTVTLTDAAGSQAGAYTLNTKISMDESFSLVGKINLGDSYDGVYGTHTGGDGIAAVFSTGRVGELGNGTATRNGAGASLGMGGTNLKYSFGFKLDTYHNTSTPNSTNYASADPRFSATRKNATQNAFGAFTQSDANGKVITLQRDTEVLNNRLDGTFKDYRVSYNGQTKQLTVTYDGQTFVKNIQDWLNLSRRTTGDRAGEEQLALNLFASTGSAYNLQQFKLESFNYTAGGALIQVKFVNDATGAEIRADKYFSGPAGETRDLTNDVELTDRIVIKGVDYGPRYELKRSNIATATGHTAGNTLTYREGITTVTYSYYDRYNSVSESLATSESLSTSAKLSESVATSQSISTSASVSASQLLSTSESVSTSQSLSTSESVSASQSLSTSESVSASQSLSTSASVSASQSLSTSESVSASQSLSTSESVSASQSLSTSESVSASQSLSTSESVSASQSLSTSESVSASQSLSTSASVSASQSLSTSASVSASQSLSTSESVSASQSLSTSASVSASQSLSTSASVSASQSLSTSESVSASQSLSTSESVSASQSLSTSESVSASQSLSTSASVSASQSLSTSESVSASQSLSTSESVSASQSLSTSASVSASQSLSTSESVSASQSLSTSASVSASQSLSTSASVSASQSLSTSESVSASQSLSTSESVSASQSLSTSASVSASQSLSTSESVSASQSLSTSASVSASQSLSTSASVSASQSLSTSESVSASQSLSTSESVSASQSLSTSASVSASQSLSTSESVSASQSLSTSASVSASQSLSTSASVSASQSLSTSASVSASQSLSTSESVSASQSLSTSASVSASQSLSTSESVSASQSLSTSESVSASQSLSTSASVSASQSLSTSASVSASQSLSTSESVSASQSLSTSESVSASQSLSTSESVSASQSLSTSESVSASQSLSTSESVSASQSLSTSESVSASQSLSTSASVSASQSLSTSASVSASQSLSTSESVSASQSLSTSESVSASQSLSTSESVSASQSLSTSESVSASQSLSTSESVSASQSLSTSESVSASQSLSTSESVSASQSLSTSASVSASQSLSTSASVSASQSLSTSESVSASQSLSTSESVSASQSLSTSESVSASQSLSTSESVSASQSLSTSESVSASQSLSTSESVSASQSLSTSESVSASQSLSTSESVSASQSLSTSESVSASQSLSTSESVSASQSLSTSASVSASQSLSTSASVSASQSLSTSASVSASQSLSTSASVSASQSLSTSESVSASQSLSTSASVSASQSLSTSASVSASQSLSTSASVSASQSLSTSASVSASQSLSTSESVSASQSLSTSESVSASQSLSTSESVSASQSLSTSASVSASQSLSTSESVSASQSLSTSESVSASQSLSTSESVSASQSLSTSASVSASQSLSTSESVSASQSLSTSASVSASQSLSTSASVSASQSLSTSESVSASQSLSTSESVSASQSLSTSESVSASQSLSTSESVSASQSLSTSESVSASQSLSTSESVSASQSLSTSESVSASQSLSTSESVSASQSLSTSESVSASQSLSTSESVSASQSLSTSESVSASQSLSTSESVSASQSLSTSECVSKPITKYERECLC, from the coding sequence ATGAACCGCAAAAAGTTCAATCGTGAATTTGATGAGATTGACCGTAAGAGTCGTGTCAAATTACACAAATCCGGTAAAAACTGGGTGCGAACGGTTATGTCGCAACTAGGTTTGCTACGTGTCTTGGGGAGCAAGAATGCTGCAGAACAAGTCGTTGCAGACATTGATAGTACAGATAGTATTGAGTCAAATGCTTCAGCTTATTTGAAGGCGCTGGTTACTCTTGGAGCCGTCGGGGGAGGGGCGTTATTAACACAAACGCATGCCTATGCTGAAGAAACACCTCAAGTAGAGAAAGAATTACCAGAACAAACAGAAGGTATCGTTGCAGGCAAGGATACAGTTGTCCTATCTAGAGAAGAGGAGGCAACTTCCACTTCTGAGTTGGAGCCTGTTCCTAGCTCAGATACAGAGTCCCTTGTAACAAGTGATACAGCCTCTCTTTCCACAAGCGAATCAGTGAGTATCTCTGCATCGACAAGCGGATCGGTATCTGAAAGTACCTCTGTTTCGACATCGACCTCTACTTCGCTTTCAGCTAGTGAGTCAGTTTCGACCAGTGAGAGCGTTTCGACGACAACCAGTGCTTCAACATCAACCAGTACTTCAGAACCAGTAGCACAATCGGAATCAATCAGTCCGACAAGCGAATCAGTTGCAACGGATGAAGCAGCAAATTCAACTGCCTCTTCAATGTCAGAGGTTTCAGAAACTACCCTTGCTCCAAAGTCTCATTTTTCAGTTGCAGCAGTAGAAGCACCGAAGACTGTATCGGAGGCGATTGCAGCTACAACTTCTATAGCGGCTGTAAATGCGACAAATGCAGCAGTCACAGAGACAACTACAGCTACCGCAACAGCAGATACACCGCGGACTAGAAGTCGTCGCTCACTAGGAACCTTCCGTTCAGTGGATGCAGGTACAGATCGTGCTACTTCAAGCGCCGATTATACGCCGGTTAACCTAGCAAATGCGACTTACGAAAATAGGAAAGTAATGCTCCGTGTTGATCAGAGTAACCAAGATGGTTATTTCTCAACGTATGGGAATGCTCGCCTCATGCCAGATGGGACAGTAACATTGACAGATGCTGCCGGAAGTCAGGCAGGTGCCTATACCTTGAATACCAAGATTTCCATGGATGAGAGTTTCAGCCTTGTTGGGAAAATCAACCTAGGGGATAGCTATGATGGAGTCTATGGGACTCATACAGGGGGAGACGGGATTGCTGCCGTATTCTCAACTGGACGAGTTGGGGAACTTGGAAATGGTACAGCCACTCGAAATGGTGCTGGAGCGAGCCTTGGTATGGGTGGAACAAACTTAAAATATTCATTTGGTTTTAAGCTAGATACCTACCATAATACAAGTACCCCAAACTCAACGAACTATGCAAGTGCAGATCCAAGATTTAGCGCAACCCGCAAAAATGCTACTCAAAATGCTTTTGGTGCCTTTACCCAGTCAGATGCAAATGGTAAGGTTATTACCCTGCAACGAGATACAGAAGTTTTAAATAATCGATTGGATGGAACGTTTAAAGATTATAGAGTTTCTTACAACGGTCAAACCAAGCAATTGACAGTGACCTATGATGGCCAAACATTTGTAAAAAACATCCAAGATTGGTTAAATTTAAGTCGTAGAACGACAGGCGACAGGGCTGGTGAAGAGCAGCTTGCCTTGAACTTGTTTGCCTCTACAGGTAGTGCTTATAATTTACAACAATTTAAATTAGAATCCTTTAATTATACGGCTGGTGGAGCCTTAATCCAAGTGAAGTTTGTCAATGATGCGACGGGAGCTGAAATCCGCGCTGATAAATACTTCTCTGGTCCTGCTGGTGAGACTCGTGATTTAACTAATGATGTAGAGTTGACAGATAGGATTGTTATCAAAGGTGTTGATTATGGTCCACGCTATGAGCTGAAACGGTCAAATATTGCAACAGCTACTGGCCATACTGCTGGAAATACGTTAACGTATAGAGAAGGGATTACCACTGTAACGTATTCTTACTATGACCGTTATAATAGTGTGAGTGAATCACTTGCCACGAGTGAATCCTTGAGTACAAGCGCTAAGCTCAGTGAGAGTGTTGCTACGAGTCAGTCCATCAGTACGAGCGCAAGCGTGTCAGCTAGCCAATTGTTGAGCACGAGCGAGAGCGTCTCTACTAGTCAATCGTTGAGCACAAGTGAAAGCGTCTCAGCAAGCCAATCACTAAGTACGAGCGAAAGTGTCTCAGCAAGTCAATCGTTGAGCACGAGCGCAAGCGTGTCTGCTAGTCAGTCGTTGAGCACAAGTGAGAGCGTCTCTGCTAGTCAATCTCTCAGCACAAGTGAGAGCGTTTCAGCAAGTCAATCGTTGAGTACAAGTGAGAGCGTGTCTGCGAGTCAGTCGTTGAGCACGAGCGAGAGCGTTTCAGCAAGTCAATCACTAAGTACTAGCGAAAGTGTATCTGCTAGTCAGTCGTTGAGCACAAGTGCAAGCGTCTCAGCAAGCCAATCACTAAGTACGAGCGCGAGTGTGTCAGCAAGTCAATCGTTGAGTACGAGCGAAAGTGTATCTGCTAGTCAGTCGTTGAGCACAAGTGCAAGCGTCTCAGCAAGCCAATCACTAAGTACGAGCGCGAGTGTGTCAGCCAGTCAATCGTTGAGTACGAGCGAGAGTGTTTCAGCAAGTCAGTCGTTGAGCACAAGTGAAAGCGTGTCAGCTAGTCAATCGTTGAGTACGAGCGAAAGTGTCTCAGCAAGTCAGTCGTTGAGCACAAGTGCAAGCGTGTCAGCCAGTCAATCGTTGAGTACGAGCGAAAGTGTCTCAGCAAGTCAATCGTTGAGTACGAGCGAGAGCGTCTCAGCTAGCCAATCACTAAGTACGAGCGCGAGTGTGTCAGCAAGTCAATCGTTGAGTACGAGCGAAAGTGTATCTGCTAGTCAGTCGTTGAGCACAAGTGCAAGCGTCTCAGCAAGCCAATCACTAAGTACGAGCGCGAGTGTGTCAGCCAGTCAATCGTTGAGTACGAGCGAGAGTGTTTCAGCCAGTCAATCGTTGAGCACGAGCGAAAGTGTTTCAGCTAGCCAATCACTAAGTACGAGCGCGAGTGTGTCAGCTAGTCAATCACTAAGTACGAGCGAAAGTGTATCTGCTAGTCAGTCGTTGAGCACAAGTGCAAGCGTCTCAGCTAGCCAATCACTAAGTACGAGCGCGAGTGTGTCAGCAAGTCAATCGTTGAGTACGAGCGAGAGTGTTTCAGCAAGTCAATCGTTGAGCACGAGCGAAAGTGTTTCAGCTAGCCAATCACTAAGTACGAGCGCGAGTGTGTCAGCTAGTCAATCACTAAGTACTAGCGAAAGTGTATCTGCAAGTCAGTCGTTGAGCACAAGTGCAAGCGTCTCAGCTAGCCAATCACTAAGTACGAGCGCGAGTGTATCTGCAAGTCAGTCGTTGAGTACGAGCGCGAGTGTGTCAGCTAGCCAATCACTAAGTACGAGCGAGAGTGTATCTGCGAGTCAGTCGTTGAGCACAAGTGCAAGCGTCTCAGCAAGCCAATCGTTGAGCACGAGTGAAAGTGTCTCAGCAAGCCAGTCACTAAGTACGAGCGAAAGTGTATCTGCTAGTCAGTCGTTGAGCACAAGTGCAAGCGTCTCAGCTAGCCAATCACTAAGTACGAGCGCGAGTGTGTCAGCAAGTCAATCGTTGAGTACGAGCGAAAGTGTATCTGCAAGTCAATCCCTCAGCACAAGTGAGAGCGTCTCAGCAAGTCAGTCACTAAGTACGAGTGAAAGTGTATCTGCGAGTCAATCGTTGAGCACAAGCGAAAGTGTCTCAGCAAGCCAATCGTTGAGCACGAGTGAAAGTGTCTCAGCAAGCCAGTCACTAAGTACGAGCGAAAGTGTATCTGCTAGTCAGTCGTTGAGCACAAGTGCAAGCGTCTCAGCTAGCCAATCACTAAGTACGAGCGCGAGTGTGTCAGCAAGTCAATCGTTGAGTACGAGCGAAAGTGTATCTGCAAGTCAATCCCTCAGCACAAGTGAGAGCGTCTCAGCAAGTCAGTCACTAAGTACGAGTGAAAGTGTATCTGCGAGTCAATCGTTGAGCACAAGCGAAAGTGTCTCAGCAAGCCAATCGTTGAGCACGAGTGAAAGTGTCTCAGCAAGCCAGTCACTAAGTACGAGCGAAAGTGTATCTGCTAGTCAGTCGTTGAGCACAAGTGAGAGCGTGTCAGCTAGTCAGTCGTTGAGCACAAGTGCAAGCGTGTCAGCTAGTCAATCGTTGAGCACAAGTGCAAGCGTGTCAGCAAGTCAGTCGTTGAGCACAAGTGAGAGCGTGTCAGCTAGCCAATCGTTGAGCACGAGTGAAAGTGTATCTGCGAGTCAGTCGTTGAGTACGAGCGAAAGTGTATCAGCAAGTCAATCCCTCAGCACAAGTGAGAGCGTGTCAGCAAGTCAGTCACTAAGTACGAGTGAAAGTGTCTCAGCAAGCCAGTCACTAAGTACGAGCGAGAGTGTATCAGCAAGTCAATCCCTCAGCACAAGCGAGAGCGTCTCAGCTAGTCAGTCGTTGAGTACGAGCGAGAGCGTGTCAGCAAGCCAGTCACTAAGTACGAGCGAGAGTGTGTCAGCGAGTCAATCGTTGAGCACAAGTGAGAGCGTTTCAGCCAGCCAATCGTTGAGCACGAGTGCAAGCGTCTCAGCTAGTCAGTCGTTGAGCACAAGTGCAAGCGTCTCAGCTAGCCAATCACTAAGTACGAGCGCGAGTGTTTCAGCAAGTCAATCGTTGAGTACGAGCGCGAGTGTATCAGCAAGTCAGTCACTAAGTACGAGCGAAAGTGTATCTGCTAGTCAGTCGTTGAGCACAAGTGCAAGCGTCTCAGCTAGCCAATCACTAAGTACGAGCGCGAGTGTGTCAGCAAGTCAATCGTTGAGTACGAGCGCGAGTGTGTCAGCAAGTCAGTCGTTGAGCACAAGTGCAAGCGTGTCAGCAAGTCAATCGTTGAGCACGAGTGAAAGTGTATCTGCGAGTCAGTCGTTGAGCACAAGTGAGAGCGTTTCAGCAAGTCAGTCGTTGAGTACAAGTGAGAGCGTCTCAGCAAGTCAATCACTAAGTACGAGCGCGAGTGTGTCAGCAAGTCAATCGTTGAGCACGAGCGAGAGTGTCTCAGCCAGCCAATCGTTGAGCACGAGTGAAAGTGTGTCTGCAAGTCAATCCCTCAGCACAAGTGAGAGCGTCTCAGCAAGTCAGTCACTAAGTACGAGCGCAAGCGTCTCAGCAAGTCAATCACTAAGTACGAGTGAAAGCGTCTCAGCTAGCCAATCACTAAGTACGAGCGCGAGTGTGTCAGCAAGTCAATCGTTGAGTACGAGCGCGAGTGTGTCAGCTAGCCAATCACTAAGTACGAGCGAGAGTGTATCTGCGAGTCAGTCGTTGAGTACAAGTGAGAGCGTCTCAGCAAGCCAATCACTAAGTACGAGTGAAAGTGTGTCAGCAAGCCAATCACTAAGTACGAGCGAGAGTGTCTCAGCAAGTCAATCGTTGAGCACAAGTGAGAGCGTCTCTGCTAGTCAGTCGTTGAGCACAAGTGAGAGCGTCTCAGCGAGTCAATCGTTGAGCACAAGTGAGAGCGTCTCAGCAAGCCAATCACTAAGTACGAGTGAAAGTGTGTCAGCAAGCCAATCACTAAGTACGAGCGAGAGTGTCTCAGCAAGTCAATCGTTGAGCACAAGTGAGAGCGTCTCTGCTAGTCAGTCGTTGAGCACAAGTGAGAGCGTCTCAGCAAGTCAATCCCTCAGCACAAGCGAGAGTGTATCTGCAAGCCAATCACTAAGTACGAGCGAGTGTGTCAGCAAGCCAATCACTAAGTACGAGCGAGAGTGTCTCTGCTAG